The genomic DNA CCAAAAGCAAAGCTATTTTTTAAAAAAGTCGTTATCTGAACCCTTTTTAATTCCATGAGATGATTAACACCGTCATTACATCCCTCCCCGGGATTTTTCAGATTCAGTGTGGGAATCAGGACCCCATCATTTAACATCCTTACAGAGGCTGCCAGCTCCAATGCGCCGCTGGCACCCAGCGTATGTCCCATATGTCCCTTAAGACTGCTGACAGGCACTCCCCTGCCTCCAAATACTTTACGGATCGCCCCTGCCTCTGATATATCCCCCTGGATTGTGCCGGTCGCATGGGCATTGATGTAGTCAATATCCTTCGGCGTCAAATTTGAATTGTCAAGGGCATTTTCCATGCACCTTACAATTGAATCGCTGTGGGACTGAGCCAGATGAGTGCCATCTGATAATGTTGAAAAACCAATAATCTCCGCCAGGATGACGGCCCCGCGTCTTATTGCAGACTCTTCAGACTCAAGTATTATACAACCGGCCCCTTCACCGCATACAGTTCCATCCCTGTCACGGTCAAATGGCCGGGGGGTCTCTGTAGGTCTGTCATTAAAGCGGCATGACGTGGCATTGAGCAGATCAAATGAACCGCATACGATTGCGTCCAGTTCGTCCGATCCTCCGCACAACATGAAATCCTGGAGTCCGTATTTAATGGCCTCATA from Nitrospirota bacterium includes the following:
- a CDS encoding beta-ketoacyl-[acyl-carrier-protein] synthase family protein: MSLRKVVITGMGAISPFGIGVKPLMEGLYAGQSAVVSLKSEWEEQVKDLNCWVGAPIKESLPSKSISRQYRRTMGPTAIMSLLAANEATGEAGISETVLTSGRTGVSFSSSTGSAESLTQYFKEYFSSASLKNISSGSFFQVMSHTCAANIAHALNIKGRVISPDAACSSSTQAIGLGYEAIKYGLQDFMLCGGSDELDAIVCGSFDLLNATSCRFNDRPTETPRPFDRDRDGTVCGEGAGCIILESEESAIRRGAVILAEIIGFSTLSDGTHLAQSHSDSIVRCMENALDNSNLTPKDIDYINAHATGTIQGDISEAGAIRKVFGGRGVPVSSLKGHMGHTLGASGALELAASVRMLNDGVLIPTLNLKNPGEGCNDGVNHLMELKRVQITTFLKNSFAFGGINSILVIRRYINRND